One genomic window of Conger conger chromosome 9, fConCon1.1, whole genome shotgun sequence includes the following:
- the LOC133137650 gene encoding melanocortin receptor 4-like has product MVLNSYEFHIISGAKDSSGCYEQLLVSTEVFLILGIVSLLENVLVVGAIAKNKNLHSPMYFFICSLAVADMLVSVSNATETVVMALITSGHLATRSGLIKSMDNVFDSMICSSLLASICSLLAIAVDRYITIFYALRYHNIMTARRAGAIVSVIWASCTVSGVLFIVYSESTSVLVCLITTFFAMLALMASLYVHMFMLARLHMKRIAALPGGAPVWQGANMKGAITLTILLGVFVVCWAPFFLHLVLMISCPRNPYCVCFMSHFNVYLILIMCNSVIDPLIYAFRSQEMRKTFKEIFLCCW; this is encoded by the coding sequence GGGGCCAAGGACTCGTCCGGCTGCTACGAGCAGCTCCTGGTCTCCACCGAGGTGTTCCTCATCCTGGGCATCGTCAGCCTTCTGGAGAACGTCCTGGTGGTGGGAGCCATCGCGAAGAACAAGAACCTGCACTCGCCAATGTACTTCTTCATCTGCAGCCTGGCGGTGGCCGACATGCTGGTGAGCGTCTCCAACGCCACGGAGACCGTCGTCATGGCGCTCATAACCAGCGGCCACCTGGCCACACGGAGCGGCCTGATCAAGAGCATGGACAACGTCTTCGACTCCATGATCTGCAGCTCGCTGCTGGCCTCCATCTGCAGCCTGCTGGCCATCGCTGTGGACCGCTACATCACCATCTTCTACGCGCTGCGCTACCATAACATCATGACCGCACGGCGAGCGGGAGCCATCGTCTCCGTCATCTGGGCCAGCTGCACGGTGTCCGGCGTGCTCTTCATCGTGTACTCAGAGAGCACCTCGGTGCTGGTGTGCCTCATCACCACCTTCTTCGCCATGCTGGCTCTCATGGCCTCGCTCTACGTGCACATGTTCATGCTGGCCCGGCTGCACATGAAGCGCATCGCGGCCTTGCCCGGGGGCGCCCCCGTGTGGCAGGGGGCCAACATGAAGGGCGCCATCACTCTCACCATCCTGCTGGGCGTCTTTGTGGTCTGCTGGGCGCCCTTCTTCCTCCACCTGGTCCTGATGATCTCCTGCCCCCGCAACCCCTACTGCGTCTGCTTCATGTCCCACTTCAACGTCTACCTCATCCTCATCATGTGCAACTCCGTCATCGACCCACTCATCTACGCCTTCCGCAGCCAGGAGATGAGGAAGACCTTCAAGGAAATCTTCCTCTGCTGCTGGTGA